TAAGGTCAGACGATGGATCGTGAGCAAGTACAACAGTCTGTATCTGAAAATATTTCTGTCTTTTCTGGCGACTTGTGTGCTTTTCTTCGCGGGCCTTTTCCTGTTCTGGAACTACTATTTTACGGATTTATTTTATAAAGATAAGATCGAATTGATGGAGAAACGCAATGTGGAAGTCACGCGCTTAATGAATTCTGTCCAAGATGGGACTATTACAACGCGGGAATTGAAATACACTATTCGTATTTTGGCGCGAAGCATCAATGGACAAGTATGGCTCGTGGATGAGAAAGGCACTATTCTGAATGGCTCCTCTGATAGTGAAGGCCGAGGAATCCCGAAGCAGATGGATGCCTTGTTCATCGATGGCTTGCATGGTCATTCCGGTTACGGAATGGTCGGTTTGACGATGCCGGACGGGCGGGAAATTAACCTGTTTACCTATCACGCTCCTTATCAGCTCAATGGTCAGCCGATGGTCATTATCCTGCATTTTCCAGCGGGGGATATCAGTGAGGCGATATCTGCCGTGCGTGTGAATATTATGGTGCCGCTGCTCTTCTCGCTGCTTGCCGTCGGATTCATTCTCTTTGTAATTTCCCGCAAGCTGGCTGGGCCGCTTCAACAAATGAATCGCGCTGCGCTCGAGCTGGCGCATGGCGATTTCACCACTCGAGTTCCGATCACCTCGCATGATGAGGTGGGTCAACTCGCTGCCAGTTTCAACTTCATGGTGGATCAACTAGAAGAGTGGGAAGGAACCAGGCAAGAATTTCTAACTAATGTGTCGCATGAGCTGCGTTCTCCGCTAACAACGCTTCGTGGTTTCATCGTTGCTATGAACGATAAGGTCATTCCGGAGGAGAAATATTCACATTACTTGCGCATTTGCGATCAAGAGGTTCAGCGTCTTCAACGTCTGGTTACGGATTTACTCGATTTGGCGCAAATTCAGAATGGCATAGATGTGTTTCGGATGAGGCCGGTGATTATGGCAGAAACGCTGGAGAATTCATTGGAGCTATTGAAGGCACCCATTGCTGTAAAGCAAATTTCACTTCATGTTATTCTTCCGGATCCGCTGCAGGAGCCAGCGCAAGTGGCGTTGGATCCGGATCGTTTTGCCCAAATTGTGCAGAATTTGATCTACAATTCGCTCAAATTCACGTCCGAAGGCGGGACGTTGACGGTTGCCTTGAAGGAACAAGAACATGAGGTTCATATGTACATCAGGGACACTGGGGCAGGGATGACAGATGCCGAGCTTGCTCGTATTTGGGACCGCTTCTACAAAGCTGATGAGGCCAGAACCTCGCGATCCGATGTGTCAACAGGTACCGGTCTTGGTCTGACGATTGTGAAGCATTTGGTAACGGGGATGGATGGAACCATTCAAGTGCGCAGCCGAGTGGGGGAAGGTACCGAGTTTTGTGTTACTTTTCCGCGAATTGCGTAGTTTGTTTACAATTTTTTTACAAGTTAAGCAAACTTAATTCATGTTTATTTCGTATCCTGTTGCTAGTGGACAGGATTTTTTGTTTTGGAGGTGTATGTAAGATTAGGTACACACAAAAAGTGATAGCAAGTATCACACTCTTGGCCTGCCTGTTAAGTGCTTGCAGTCATCCCTTGACTGTTACGGATTCAGCAGCGATAAAGGCTGCGCCTTCTCCAACGGCCGGGCACACTTCACCAGAAGATCGCCCGAATGAAGATGTTCAGAATCTGACGGAGATG
Above is a genomic segment from Paenibacillus sp. HWE-109 containing:
- a CDS encoding sensor histidine kinase, which gives rise to MAKVRRWIVSKYNSLYLKIFLSFLATCVLFFAGLFLFWNYYFTDLFYKDKIELMEKRNVEVTRLMNSVQDGTITTRELKYTIRILARSINGQVWLVDEKGTILNGSSDSEGRGIPKQMDALFIDGLHGHSGYGMVGLTMPDGREINLFTYHAPYQLNGQPMVIILHFPAGDISEAISAVRVNIMVPLLFSLLAVGFILFVISRKLAGPLQQMNRAALELAHGDFTTRVPITSHDEVGQLAASFNFMVDQLEEWEGTRQEFLTNVSHELRSPLTTLRGFIVAMNDKVIPEEKYSHYLRICDQEVQRLQRLVTDLLDLAQIQNGIDVFRMRPVIMAETLENSLELLKAPIAVKQISLHVILPDPLQEPAQVALDPDRFAQIVQNLIYNSLKFTSEGGTLTVALKEQEHEVHMYIRDTGAGMTDAELARIWDRFYKADEARTSRSDVSTGTGLGLTIVKHLVTGMDGTIQVRSRVGEGTEFCVTFPRIA